A part of Acropora palmata chromosome 6, jaAcrPala1.3, whole genome shotgun sequence genomic DNA contains:
- the LOC141885023 gene encoding uncharacterized protein LOC141885023, which translates to MKSSSPKPRKRFGRETGSRIPVNEEYTSAQALVGSSEFKKVKCGFCGKNHKTIKCLSALNKTADERWQMLMKRKGAPTSFNCLQPGSISHSSRTCKAPRCPVDECGRKHHQLLHTPDKPIENVGDIQVVSGFVCTNKQNLLPTASAKLMHEDKECQIRILLDSGSQQTFLRKSLADDLNRKSQGSPATMNIKVLGGQEQRKRMDRVRFMLTPLDSSVDQAVSIDTWTISSVCAP; encoded by the coding sequence ATGAAGAGTAGTTCACCAAAACCCAGAAAACGATTTGGTAGAGAAACAGGGTCCAGGATCCCGGTTAACGAAGAGTATACTTCCGCGCAAGCCCTAGTCGGATCTTCCGAGTTCAAGAAAGTGAAGTGTGGGTTTTGTGGGAAGAATCATAAAACTATTAAGTGTCTGTCAGCCTTGAACAAGACGGCTGACGAAAGATGGCAAATGCTAATGAAACGCAAAGGTGCTCCAACAAGCTTTAATTGTCTGCAGCCAGGTAGCATATCTCATAGTTCAAGGACCTGCAAGGCACCACGATGTCCTGTTGATGAATGTGGAAGGAAACATCACCAACTTCTACACACTCCAGACAAGCCAATTGAAAATGTAGGAGACATTCAAGTCGTATCAGGGTTTGTTtgtacaaacaaacagaattTGCTGCCAACTGCTTCTGCAAAATTGATGCATGAAGACAAGGAATGCCAAATTCGTATCCTCCTGGATAGTGGATCACAACAGACATTTCTTAGGAAATCTCTTGCTGATGATTTAAATAGGAAGTCACAAGGATCTCCTGCTACTATGAACATTAAAGTACTCGGAGGTCAAGAACAGCGAAAGAGAATGGATCGCGTGAGGTTCATGTTGACACCTCTTGACTCAAGTGTTGATCAAGCAGTTTCCATTGACACCTGGACGATAAGCAGTGTTTGCGCCCCTTAA
- the LOC141885024 gene encoding uncharacterized protein LOC141885024 translates to MWTVKRIENPNDQLRRFWELDAIGVVNQQNNVRSVEEEDALNQFNSSCNFNGDRYEVGLPWKKDHPPLVDNYQQAYQRLISSERNLIEHVEKKRMYCDAVNQYIDDGHARAIVKEDSKADKIRYLPHHAVFREDRTTTKCRVVFDSSAKTADGVSLNSCVLKGPKLQPDLRHVMIRFRCHRIGLMADIKRMFLQTKLKREYQNSHRFLWRDFQADKTPDVYCMTRITFGDTPSPFLSIATVQKQVREHEEDYPVGAKEVKENMYIEDILSGAPDDDCAVQLKDDLCNLLSIGGFSLTKWVSNSQKVMEATPLRERAPTLMSTADLEKMSDSLKALGTSWNTQDDLLTFTNVSSILT, encoded by the coding sequence ATGTGGACAGTGAAAAGAATAGAAAACCCAAACGATCAACTGAGACGATTCTGGGAACTTGACGCCATTGGAGTGGTTAATCAGCAGAATAATGTCAGATCCGTGGAAGAGGAAGACGCACTTAACCAGTTCAACAGTTCCTGTAACTTCAATGGTGATAGATATGAAGTTGGTCTCCCGTGGAAGAAAGACCACCCACCTTTAGTTGATAACTACCAACAAGCTTATCAAAGGCTTATCTCCAGTGAAAGAAACCTAATCGAGCATGTGGAGAAGAAGAGAATGTATTGTGATGCAGTAAATCAATACATCGATGATGGTCATGCCCGAGCGATAGTCAAAGAAGACAGTAAAGCGGACAAGATAAGGTATCTTCCTCACCATGCAGTGTTCAGAGAAGACAGAACCACCACCAAGTGCCGGGTTGTATTCGACAGTAGTGCCAAAACGGCTGATGGAGTCTCGCTCAATTCATGTGTTCTGAAGGGACCAAAGCTACAACCCGACCTGAGACATGTTATGATCAGATTCAGGTGTCATCGAATTGGTCTCATGGCTGATATCAAAAGGATGTTTCTCCAAACCAAACTGAAACGTGAATATCAAAACAGTCACAGATTTCTGTGGAGAGATTTTCAAGCTGACAAGACACCAGATGTTTATTGTATGACCAGGATAACATTTGGAGACACACCCTCGCCCTTTCTCTCAATCGCTACAGTACAGAAACAAGTCCGAGAACATGAGGAAGATTACCCAGTTGGTGCTAAAGAAGTGAAAGAGAATATGTACATTGAAGATATACTCTCTGGTGCCCCAGACGACGATTGTGCAGTGCAGCTTAAAGACGACCTTTGCAATCTTCTCTCAATAGGGGGATTTTCGTTAACAAAGTGGGTTTCAAACTCCCAGAAGGTCATGGAAGCAACTCCTTTGCGAGAGAGAGCACCTACACTCATGTCAACCGCTGACCTGGAAAAAATGTCAGACTCATTAAAAGCACTAGGGACGTCATGGAATACACAAGATGATCTTTTGACCTTTACAAACGTTTCCAGTATCCTGACTTAG
- the LOC141885025 gene encoding uncharacterized protein LOC141885025, which yields MGLLTPFLMVPKLLFQELWARGLHLDQSLESDIAKAWETWKQELADVSHIEVHRWLLHGLSSVDKVELHGFGDASERAYGSAVYLCAEDREGNRASNLGMAKSRVVPAKQVTLPRLELLATFITTKLINYVMEALQIMTDAVYAWSDSQIALAWLKGSSSRWKIFVANRVQDIQQRVAPCHWRFCPGNQNPADFLTRGISASQLKENELWWNGPQWLKQSCRHWPVRETLEREDPECLVEARKEMQEVPHASCFVCLPPVDESSALATRYETWQRLIRITAWILKWLRLHGQPKEGKLLA from the coding sequence ATGGGGCTGTTGACGCCGTTCCTGATGGTACCAAAGTTACTATTTCAAGAACTATGGGCGCGAGGTCTTCACTTAGATCAGTCATTGGAGTCTGACATCGCCAAAGCATGGGAAACGTGGAAGCAGGAATTGGCCGATGTGAGTCACATCGAGGTTCATAGATGGTTATTGCATGGTTTGTCATCCGTTGACAAAGTAGAGCTCCATGGATTCGGAGACGCCAGTGAAAGAGCCTATGGATCAGCAGTTTACCTTTGTGCTGAAGACCGAGAAGGCAACAGAGCCTCCAATTTAGGTATGGCCAAGTCCAGAGTTGTGCCAGCAAAGCAAGTTACTTTACCAAGGCTAGAACTTCTTGCAACATTCATAACCACTAAGCTGATAAATTACGTCATGGAAGCTCTCCAAATAATGACAGATGCAGTTTACGCTTGGTCAGACAGTCAGATTGCGCTTGCGTGGTTAAAAGGATCCAGTTCCAGGTGGAAAATTTTCGTAGCAAACAGAGTTCAAGACATTCAACAAAGGGTTGCACCATGCCACTGGAGATTCTGCCCAGGAAACCAGAATCCTGCGGACTTTCTCACAAGAGGGATTTCAGCATCTCAGCTCAAGGAAAACGAACTTTGGTGGAATGGTCCTCAATGGTTAAAGCAATCTTGTCGTCACTGGCCAGTCCGTGAGACGCTTGAACGAGAGGATCCAGAGTGTCTAGTtgaagcaagaaaagaaatgcaagaaGTACCACATGCAAGTTGTTTTGTATGTCTACCACCTGTTGATGAAAGCAGCGCATTAGCAACAAGATACGAAACCTGGCAGCGTTTGATAAGGATAACTGCGTGGATTCTCAAGTGGCTAAGATTACATGGGCAGCCCAAGGAGGGAAAACTGTTAGCCTAG
- the LOC141885026 gene encoding uncharacterized protein LOC141885026 encodes MTTEDFLQAFGRMANRKGMAEVIHSDNQTTFHKAAEVFKASTQSVTLAKIDPSVVEDKLADQGVKWLFITERASHRGGQWERVCRQLKEPLRKVFGRAFLTYTEMMTVLTDIEAMINSRPLTYIGDDIRDGGIITPALLAIGRDLERLPDNPPKKADASLSERYRYQKPLHNHFWSPWLREYLPGLTDRQKWTREEIPLKENDVFLSLISVNKEFVKDVNKSIFDFIWKEDKVKRSALISDIEDSITETQRVLCCKKLASNQPSNWKDILLHYLEPVGQNKPNWVLKTYSDILALALTEVLNQSFEECKFPRVWKLADVPPLPKGKSIEDFNKDLRPISLRSTPSKVAEGLVIDKDLKPVL; translated from the exons ATGACAACGGAGGACTTCCTGCAAGCCTTTGGACGTATGGCTAATCGAAAAGGAATGGCGGAGGTGATTCATTCAGATAATCAGACTACGTTCCACAAGGCCGCAGAGGTTTTCAAGGCATCAACTCAAAGTGTGACATTAGCAAAGATAGACCCAAGCGTTGTAGAAGACAAATTGGCCGATCAAGGTGTAAAGTGGCTGTTTATTACAGAAAGAGCCAGTCATCGAGGAGGTCAGTGGGAAAGAGTATGCCGACAGCTCAAGGAACCACTGAGGAAAGTGTTTGGTAGAGCCTTCCTCACTTACACGGAGATGATGACAGTCTTAACAGACATAGAAGCTATGATCAACTCACGTCCCCTCACTTATATTGGTGACGACATCAGAGATGGAGGAATTATTACTCCAGCATTGCTTGCCATTGGAAGGGACTTAGAACGTCTACCAGATAACCCTCCCAAGAAAGCAGACGCGTCGCTCTCGGAACGTTATAGATATCAGAAACCACTTCACAATCATTTTTGGTCCCCTTGGCTGCGAGAATACTTGCCTGGACTCACTGATCGTCAAAAGTGGACAAGAGAAGAAATTCcactaaaagaaaatgacgTTTTCTTAAG CTTGATATCAGTAAATAAGGAATTTGTGAAAGATGTGAACAAAAGtatctttgattttatttggaAGGAGGATAAAGTCAAACGTTCTGCTCTTATTAGCGACATCGAAGACTCTATAACAGAAACGCAGAGAGTTCTTTGTTGCAAGAAATTGGCAAGCAATCAACCGAGCAACTGGAAAGATATTCTTTTGCATTATCTTGAACCTGTTGgg CAAAATAAACCCAACTGGGTGCTCAAAACCTACTCGGATATTCTTGCCCTGGCTTTAACGGAAGTCCTGAATCAGTCCTTTGAAGAATGCAAGTTTCCACGAGTCTGGAAGTTGGCTGATGTTCCACCTTTGCCAAAGGGGAAATCTATTGAGGATTTTAATAAAGATCTGAGACCGATATCTCTCAGATCAACGCCGTCTAAAGTCGCTGAAGGCTTGGTTATTGACAAAGATCTAAAGCCTGTTCTATAG